In Maribacter dokdonensis DSW-8, the genomic stretch TAAGTGAAAGTCATATTCATATGGCGTTTCCCTAGCGATACTATTTTGAACTAATTTGTTGCCTACCGATGATACAAAAGACTGTAAACGTTGGTCAGGGTAGAGTCCGCCATGTTGTTGTGCCATTTCTGGGGCACTTTGTAATCCTATGGCAATTTCTTGATCAGGGGTCATTGTAATATGCTGTGATCGGCCTGTATAAGGGTTCTCTTCTATATTGCTGCATTTCTGTATAAAAGCGAAGGCGACAATGGCCAAACCAATGAATATTCTAATTTTCCAACTTCCTCTTCTCATGGTAATGTGTTATAGTACAGGCTCTAATGTACAAAATGCTTATAATAGCTTCCTATTGATATCTAAAATATTATTTTGAATGTAAGACTTTAAAAAGTTCATTGTGAAATGCTCTGCACCATAATAGTCTTCTCTAATTATAATTGAGGCAACATTCTTGCTTCTAAATTGCTCAAGCATAGGTATTGATAATGGAGCATAACTATAGTGCCATGGTTCATACTTAAAACCTCTTCTTTTAGGTTCATTGGTGTAAACTAAATAAAAACCATAAGTTTCAGAGTTTTCATCCATCCATTTTTTAAAATCAACATAAGGTCCGTCACCTTCGTACTTATGTGGTACCAATACATCGCCATCTACTTTTCTGTAACCGTCCACAACATCTATATCAGTACCCCAATGATGTCTACTTGTACCGGGTATAGTAGAATATTCAATGATTTTATCAATAGCATCGGTAGGGTTCATGCCATCATCATCTGTATATTTTAGAAACTTACGCTCAAAAATTGCCTCTTGTCTATCGTAGCTTCTATAGCTTGATACAATTTTTAAATCAATACCATCTTTATATGCGGCCTTTTTCATTTCAATAAAAGCATCGTGTGCTTCTTTGCGTAGATTGATATCCTTACCAAAAAGTTCAATATCTTCTTTACCCATAAGTTCTAGAATACCATATTCCTTTTCTTCTTGAATAAATAATGTGGGTGATAAGGCAAGAGCCAAGGCTGCCGAACTACTTTTATTAATAAACATTCTTCTTTGCATATCTGAATATTGAGGTTAATGGAGCAAAATATTTGCCAAACTTTATCAAAAGAAAAAAACTAGTGAAAGTGGTCAATTCATTCCATAATAAAGTAAAAATAGTAAATCTTGATCTTAAAAGATGTAAGATTAGTTGTCTTCCCTTGTGGTAAGGTATAAATACCCTTGATGTCTGAGGTTTATATCATTTAGGGTAACTATATAAAAATAAATACCCGATGGTAAACCTATATTCTTTGCAATGACACCGTTGACATTGGATATTCCATTGAATTCGTTGTTATAATTCTTCATTGAATATACCATTCTACCGTACCTGTTAAAGATTTGTAGGGTATTATTTGGTGAGCCTTCTATACCTTCTATGACAAGAAAATCATTGATGCCATCACCATTTGGCGTCATATAATAATTGTCTAAAGATATGTTCTCAACAGTTTCCAGAAGATCGGAATTACCACCAATGGTTATGATTTCGTAATCACTTGGTATAAAGTCTTCGGAGGTAATAGAACCGCTATTAAAATCTCCCTCTACATTGGTATTGCCCAAATTGACCCATACTTTGTCTATAATGCTCCAACCTACCACTTTTAGGTCTGTAATAAAATCACCATAAAGGCTGGCATTGCTATCTTGATCCCATGTTAAGGTTACTTTTGATGGAATACTACCTTCTAAATGCCAGAATTCATATTCGCTAACCGATAAAAATTGATTTTCGGTCAAACTGGTATCAAAAGTAGTACCTACAATACTAGGAGTATTAGGGTCTTCAAAATAATAGGCAGCTTTAGTATAATCGTTTGAACTTTCTGAGGATATGGTCAATGGTCGTAACTTATCGAACTGACCAATGGGGAAGGTGAAGTCGGTTTTATTACTCATAGCCGCATAGCCATCTACCTTTGTGGTATTGCCTTCGCCTATATAAAATGAATCGTTTAAAAAATTAATATTGACATCTGATGCTGCCCTATTGGTCACAACATCACCTGTAATGAAATTGGCATTGTTTAAAACACCTACGGTATTATCAACATAGAGATCATTATCTACGGCAATTTCAAAATCATAGAAAATAGGATTTGATCCGCCAGATATGGTCAAAGCTTTATCCAGGGCATAAAAACCCACTAGACCTTTGTTTTGGTTAAAAGCTCCGTTATTTATTACATCCATGTGAAAACCTACAAGTCCGTCATCATGAATTTGGATATTACCATAATTATGTACGGCATCTTGACCGTAGCTGTATATGGTACAGAGAACAATGCATATGGTATGTATTAATGTGTAGGTATTTCTCATAAACTTATCTATGTGCTTCATAAATTACAACAACCCCATCGGCATAATTATCTGTATTCAATGTAAAACCGGTAGAGGTGAATGCGGTAACCGTCGCTGAGGTCAAGCCTAATTTATCACCATTTTGGTTGGCGTATCTTACACCGATACTATGTGAATCTGAAGCATATCTAGAAATATCGTTAATAGAATTTCCGCTACCTCCATTAAAGATTACTTGCTCGGTAATGGAGCCGTTATCATCCCTAGCAAATCCTTTCATGCTACCATAAGCGTTAGGTAGGCCTGTTTCATTGTTTCTGGTACCGTTATCGCTGTCAAGATTAAAATCCTCTACGTTGGCATAAGCAACAAACGATACTGAAGTTGGTTGAAAAGGAATTCCGCTAACCGATAGTGTACCGGATCCGGATATTCTAAAAGTGCCGGTATAGGTAGTTTTCTGCCCCATTTGATTCCAAGAAGTGCCATCAAAAACATATACTTGATTAGTATCCGTATTAAAGACCAATGATCCTTTTGCGGCGTCTGTAGTTGCGTTTATATCAGTCGTTGTGGCATTGGTTAACCCAAGTAATAATCCACTTTCCAATTGGGCATTGGAAATGACACCGGTTAGAAAGATGATAGAATATAGGATGTAATTTTTTAATCTCATTTTTATAAATCTAAAACAGTGAACATAAATTCAGAATCAAATCTTGAACGGTCTGTGCCACCGTTGTCATTATCACCTATGATTACCTCAAAACTAGTTGCGGTTTGGTTAGAGTAGGAAATACCAGGGTCGTCGTTACCAGCACCACCTCTTCCAGGTTGTGTTAATTGAATGATATAATCTGCATCAGATACCGCACCCGTAGGTAGTGTAACTCTGTAATAACCAACACTGATTCTAGTTACGGTAACTCCAGCTGTTGCTTTGGTGACCCCACCAGCAGCACTTATTTTTCCAATGGCTTTAATTGGACTCATAGAATTTACCCATTCAGTACCGGTAGCTGTTGAAGTTAATACTTGACCAGCGGTACCAGGGGAATCATTTTCATCTAGTATAGCACCTTCCAATTCTAAAGTTTCATTTATGATTACTGATGTGTCACTACTGGTTTCTTCGATTTTCATGGCTTCTATACCACCAACAGTAAAGGCAATTTCGTCAGCTGCAGGTCTAAACATACCAGTATTCGTATCATCATTAAATCGGTATGCCGGTTCATTTTCTGTTCCATTAGAATTTAAAATTCCTTGAGAACGAATTGCTCCTGAAACATGAAGCTTGTTTGTTGGGTTTGAAGTTCCTACGCCCAAACTATTACTGCTGGAATTCCAGAATAATTGACCGTTATTTTCGGTTGGAGTACCATCTGCTCCAGCAAAAAAAACAGATCCCGTAGTACCGGTATGAGATAAATCGGATAAAGGAACGTCTAAATCTCCATTAGAATCAGATATTCTTAAGTAGTTGGTACCGGCAACATCAACAGTAGAAAAACTAGTGTTGGTTTCATTGGTGGCACTTAAGTCCTCGTCTGCAGTGTTATGCGCGGCAATAGCGGCTGAATTTGATGAAATTGAATTATTCTGAGTAGTTTGCTCTGCTTCCAAAGTATCGATGTCCGTAGCATTCGTAGCGATATTGTTATTCTGAGTAGTCTGTTTCGCTTCTAGGTTGTCAATATCTGTAGCATTGGTTGCTATCGCATTATTCTGCGTAGTCTGTTCCGCTTCTAAAGCATCTATATCGGCAGTATTTTGGTCCACATCGGCTCTTAATGCCGTGTCGTCATACGCCAATCCGCTGATGTCCACGGTTTGGTCACCACCAAGGTCGGTCACGGTAAGGTCCGTTCCGTCGAAGCTGATGCCCGTATTGTATTCGTTTGAATCGCTCAAATCTCCATCGTCGCTGTTGTGGGCAGCAATGGCTGCAGCGTTAGTGGAGATATCCGAGGCATTAGTGGCAATGGAATTGTTCTGTGTTGTTTGCTCCGCTTCCAACGCATCTATATCCGAAGCATTCGTAGTAATATTGGTATTTTGAGTGGTCTGCTCTGCTTCCAAAGCATCTATATCTGCAGTGTTTTGATCCACATCGGCTCTTAATGCCGTGTCGTCGTAAGCCAATCCGCTGATGTCCACGGTTTGGTCACCACCGCCATCGGTTACGGTAAGGTCCGTGCCGTCGAATCTGATGCCTGTATTATATTCGTTGGAATCGCTCAAATCTCCATCTGCAGTGTTATGTGCGGCAATAGCGGCTGAATTTGATGAAATTGAATTATTCTGCGTTGTTTGCTCCGCTTCCAAAGCATCGATGTCCGTAGCATTCGTAGCAATATTGTTATTCTGTGTTGTTTGCTCTGCTTCCAAAGCATCTATATCTGCAGTGTTTTGGTCCACATCCGCTCTTAATGCCGTGTCGTCATACGCCAATCCGCTGATGTTCACGGTTTGGTCACCACCAAGGTCGGTCACGGTAAGGTCCGTTCCGTCGAAGCTGATGCCTGTGTTATATTCGTTGGAATCGCTCAAATCACCATCGGCAGTGTTGTGCGCTGCAATGGCTGCAGTATTAGTGGAGATATCCGAGGTATTTGTTGCAATGGAATTGTTCTGTGTTGTCTGTTCCGCTTCAAGATTATCAATGTCAGTAGCGTTTGTTGCTATCGCATTATTCTGCGTAGTCTGTTCCGCTTCCAATGCATCGATGTCCGTAGCAT encodes the following:
- a CDS encoding gliding motility-associated C-terminal domain-containing protein, with the protein product MRNTYTLIHTICIVLCTIYSYGQDAVHNYGNIQIHDDGLVGFHMDVINNGAFNQNKGLVGFYALDKALTISGGSNPIFYDFEIAVDNDLYVDNTVGVLNNANFITGDVVTNRAASDVNINFLNDSFYIGEGNTTKVDGYAAMSNKTDFTFPIGQFDKLRPLTISSESSNDYTKAAYYFEDPNTPSIVGTTFDTSLTENQFLSVSEYEFWHLEGSIPSKVTLTWDQDSNASLYGDFITDLKVVGWSIIDKVWVNLGNTNVEGDFNSGSITSEDFIPSDYEIITIGGNSDLLETVENISLDNYYMTPNGDGINDFLVIEGIEGSPNNTLQIFNRYGRMVYSMKNYNNEFNGISNVNGVIAKNIGLPSGIYFYIVTLNDINLRHQGYLYLTTREDN
- a CDS encoding M15 family metallopeptidase, with translation MQRRMFINKSSSAALALALSPTLFIQEEKEYGILELMGKEDIELFGKDINLRKEAHDAFIEMKKAAYKDGIDLKIVSSYRSYDRQEAIFERKFLKYTDDDGMNPTDAIDKIIEYSTIPGTSRHHWGTDIDVVDGYRKVDGDVLVPHKYEGDGPYVDFKKWMDENSETYGFYLVYTNEPKRRGFKYEPWHYSYAPLSIPMLEQFRSKNVASIIIREDYYGAEHFTMNFLKSYIQNNILDINRKLL